Proteins encoded in a region of the Onychostoma macrolepis isolate SWU-2019 chromosome 20, ASM1243209v1, whole genome shotgun sequence genome:
- the chrna2b gene encoding neuronal acetylcholine receptor subunit alpha-2 isoform X2: MMERFPNQRFFLRISLLCTILFSCCEKTHSHAEDELFKKLFDGYNKWSRPVPNTSDVVIVKFGLSIAQLIDVDEKNQMMTTNVWLKQEWNDYKLRWKPSDYDNVTSIRVPSELIWVPDIVLYNNADGEFAVTHMTKAHLFHTGKVRWVPPAIYKSSCSIDVTFFPFDQQNCKMKFGSWTYDKAKIDLERIENTVDLKDYWESGEWAIINAVGTYNTKKYDCCHEIYPDITYFFIIRRLPLFYTINLIIPCLLISCLTVLVFYLPSDCGEKITLCISVLLSLTVFLLLITEIIPSTSLVIPLIGEYLLFTMIFVTLSIVITVFVLNVHHRSPSTHKMPRWVHSVFLDLIPRWLFMRRPAPDSRRRQKLLLLQRQGQGMTSRVLGPANATLSTSTSWFRGEDESRRRFCYKDLELGTLSSAISLSLQTPSPCPLASTPPPLQKFAPSSRLELGLASRQLGGRVNVTKRPDNMMPDNPGFPLSPSVLQALEGVHYIADHLRAEDADFSVKEDWKYVAMVIDRIFLWMFIIVCLLGTIGLFLPPWLAGMI, encoded by the exons ATGATGGAGCGCTTTCCGAATCAGCGGTTCTTCCTGAGGATTTCTCTTCTCTGCACTATCCTAT TCTCTTGTTGCGAGAAGACTCATTCACACGCTGAAGATGAACTCTTCAAAAAGCTCTTTGATGGCTACAACAAGTGGTCAAGGCCTGTACCAAACACCTCCGATGTTGTCATTGTCAAGTTCGGTTTATCTATTGCCCAGCTGATTGATGTG GACGAGAAGAATCAGATGATGACAACAAATGTCTGGCTAAAGCAG GAGTGGAATGACTATAAACTACGCTGGAAGCCTTCAGACTACGACAATGTGACTTCTATCAGGGTTCCGTCAGAACTAATCTGGGTCCCGGATATAGTTTTGTacaacaa TGCAGACGGGGAGTTTGCGGTGACCCACATGACCAAAGCCCACCTCTTCCACACAGGTAAAGTGCGCTGGGTTCCACCTGCCATCTACAAGAGCTCATGCAGCATCGATGTCACCTTCTTCCCCTTTGACCAGCAGAACTGCAAGATGAAATTCGGCTCGTGGACTTACGACAAAGCCAAGATCGACCTGGAGCGCATCGAGAACACGGTCGACTTGAAAGATTACTGGGAGAGCGGCGAGTGGGCCATCATCAATGCTGTTGGCACCTACAACACCAAGAAGTACGACTGCTGCCATGAGATCTACCCAGACATCACCTACTTCTTCATCATCCGCCGTCTGCCGCTCTTCTACACCATAAACCTCATCATCCCCTGCCTGCTCATCTCCTGTCTGACCGTTCTGGTCTTTTACCTCCCGTCCGATTGTGGTGAGAAGATCACGCTGTGTATCTCGGTCCTCCTCTCGCTCACCGTCTTCCTGCTGCTCATCACAGAAATCATCCCCTCCACCTCGCTCGTGATCCCACTCATTGGCGAATACCTCCTCTTCACTATGATCTTCGTCACCTTGTCCATCGTCATCACCGTCTTCGTGCTTAACGTCCACCACCGCTCGCCCAGCACTCATAAGATGCCCCGCTGGGTTCACTCAGTCTTCTTGGATTTGATCCCACGGTGGTTGTTTATGCGTAGACCTGCACCGGACAGCCGTCGCAGGCAGAAACTCCTCCTCCTGCAGCGGCAGGGCCAAGGAATGACGTCACGGGTGCTTGGACCAGCGAACGCAACCCTCAGTACATCTACCAGCTGGTTCAGAGGGGAGGACGAGTCCCGCAGACGCTTCTGTTATAAGGACTTAGAACTGGGAACGCTGTCCTCGGCGATCTCGCTTTCACTCCAAACCCCGTCGCCCTGCCCTCTCGCCTCGACTCCACCTCCTCTACAGAAATTTGCCCCCTCCTCTAGACTGGAGTTGGGCCTGGCTTCCAGGCAGCTTGGTGGAAGAGTTAATGTCACAAAGCGGCCTGACAACATGATGCCAGACAACCCAGGGTTCCCTCTGTCCCCCAGTGTCCTGCAAGCTCTGGAGGGGGTTCACTACATAGCAGACCACCTGAGAGCAGAAGATGCTGACTTTAGT GTAAAAGAGGACTGGAAGTATGTTGCTATGGTAATAGACAGAATCTTCCTATGGATGTTCATCATAGTTTGTTTGCTGGGCACAATCGGACTCTTTCTCCCGCCCTGGCTCGCAGGCATGATCTAG
- the chrna2b gene encoding neuronal acetylcholine receptor subunit alpha-2 isoform X1 has protein sequence MMERFPNQRFFLRISLLCTILCESISCCEKTHSHAEDELFKKLFDGYNKWSRPVPNTSDVVIVKFGLSIAQLIDVDEKNQMMTTNVWLKQEWNDYKLRWKPSDYDNVTSIRVPSELIWVPDIVLYNNADGEFAVTHMTKAHLFHTGKVRWVPPAIYKSSCSIDVTFFPFDQQNCKMKFGSWTYDKAKIDLERIENTVDLKDYWESGEWAIINAVGTYNTKKYDCCHEIYPDITYFFIIRRLPLFYTINLIIPCLLISCLTVLVFYLPSDCGEKITLCISVLLSLTVFLLLITEIIPSTSLVIPLIGEYLLFTMIFVTLSIVITVFVLNVHHRSPSTHKMPRWVHSVFLDLIPRWLFMRRPAPDSRRRQKLLLLQRQGQGMTSRVLGPANATLSTSTSWFRGEDESRRRFCYKDLELGTLSSAISLSLQTPSPCPLASTPPPLQKFAPSSRLELGLASRQLGGRVNVTKRPDNMMPDNPGFPLSPSVLQALEGVHYIADHLRAEDADFSVKEDWKYVAMVIDRIFLWMFIIVCLLGTIGLFLPPWLAGMI, from the exons ATGATGGAGCGCTTTCCGAATCAGCGGTTCTTCCTGAGGATTTCTCTTCTCTGCACTATCCTATGTGAGTCAA TCTCTTGTTGCGAGAAGACTCATTCACACGCTGAAGATGAACTCTTCAAAAAGCTCTTTGATGGCTACAACAAGTGGTCAAGGCCTGTACCAAACACCTCCGATGTTGTCATTGTCAAGTTCGGTTTATCTATTGCCCAGCTGATTGATGTG GACGAGAAGAATCAGATGATGACAACAAATGTCTGGCTAAAGCAG GAGTGGAATGACTATAAACTACGCTGGAAGCCTTCAGACTACGACAATGTGACTTCTATCAGGGTTCCGTCAGAACTAATCTGGGTCCCGGATATAGTTTTGTacaacaa TGCAGACGGGGAGTTTGCGGTGACCCACATGACCAAAGCCCACCTCTTCCACACAGGTAAAGTGCGCTGGGTTCCACCTGCCATCTACAAGAGCTCATGCAGCATCGATGTCACCTTCTTCCCCTTTGACCAGCAGAACTGCAAGATGAAATTCGGCTCGTGGACTTACGACAAAGCCAAGATCGACCTGGAGCGCATCGAGAACACGGTCGACTTGAAAGATTACTGGGAGAGCGGCGAGTGGGCCATCATCAATGCTGTTGGCACCTACAACACCAAGAAGTACGACTGCTGCCATGAGATCTACCCAGACATCACCTACTTCTTCATCATCCGCCGTCTGCCGCTCTTCTACACCATAAACCTCATCATCCCCTGCCTGCTCATCTCCTGTCTGACCGTTCTGGTCTTTTACCTCCCGTCCGATTGTGGTGAGAAGATCACGCTGTGTATCTCGGTCCTCCTCTCGCTCACCGTCTTCCTGCTGCTCATCACAGAAATCATCCCCTCCACCTCGCTCGTGATCCCACTCATTGGCGAATACCTCCTCTTCACTATGATCTTCGTCACCTTGTCCATCGTCATCACCGTCTTCGTGCTTAACGTCCACCACCGCTCGCCCAGCACTCATAAGATGCCCCGCTGGGTTCACTCAGTCTTCTTGGATTTGATCCCACGGTGGTTGTTTATGCGTAGACCTGCACCGGACAGCCGTCGCAGGCAGAAACTCCTCCTCCTGCAGCGGCAGGGCCAAGGAATGACGTCACGGGTGCTTGGACCAGCGAACGCAACCCTCAGTACATCTACCAGCTGGTTCAGAGGGGAGGACGAGTCCCGCAGACGCTTCTGTTATAAGGACTTAGAACTGGGAACGCTGTCCTCGGCGATCTCGCTTTCACTCCAAACCCCGTCGCCCTGCCCTCTCGCCTCGACTCCACCTCCTCTACAGAAATTTGCCCCCTCCTCTAGACTGGAGTTGGGCCTGGCTTCCAGGCAGCTTGGTGGAAGAGTTAATGTCACAAAGCGGCCTGACAACATGATGCCAGACAACCCAGGGTTCCCTCTGTCCCCCAGTGTCCTGCAAGCTCTGGAGGGGGTTCACTACATAGCAGACCACCTGAGAGCAGAAGATGCTGACTTTAGT GTAAAAGAGGACTGGAAGTATGTTGCTATGGTAATAGACAGAATCTTCCTATGGATGTTCATCATAGTTTGTTTGCTGGGCACAATCGGACTCTTTCTCCCGCCCTGGCTCGCAGGCATGATCTAG
- the chrna2b gene encoding neuronal acetylcholine receptor subunit alpha-2 isoform X3 — protein sequence MMTTNVWLKQEWNDYKLRWKPSDYDNVTSIRVPSELIWVPDIVLYNNADGEFAVTHMTKAHLFHTGKVRWVPPAIYKSSCSIDVTFFPFDQQNCKMKFGSWTYDKAKIDLERIENTVDLKDYWESGEWAIINAVGTYNTKKYDCCHEIYPDITYFFIIRRLPLFYTINLIIPCLLISCLTVLVFYLPSDCGEKITLCISVLLSLTVFLLLITEIIPSTSLVIPLIGEYLLFTMIFVTLSIVITVFVLNVHHRSPSTHKMPRWVHSVFLDLIPRWLFMRRPAPDSRRRQKLLLLQRQGQGMTSRVLGPANATLSTSTSWFRGEDESRRRFCYKDLELGTLSSAISLSLQTPSPCPLASTPPPLQKFAPSSRLELGLASRQLGGRVNVTKRPDNMMPDNPGFPLSPSVLQALEGVHYIADHLRAEDADFSVKEDWKYVAMVIDRIFLWMFIIVCLLGTIGLFLPPWLAGMI from the exons ATGATGACAACAAATGTCTGGCTAAAGCAG GAGTGGAATGACTATAAACTACGCTGGAAGCCTTCAGACTACGACAATGTGACTTCTATCAGGGTTCCGTCAGAACTAATCTGGGTCCCGGATATAGTTTTGTacaacaa TGCAGACGGGGAGTTTGCGGTGACCCACATGACCAAAGCCCACCTCTTCCACACAGGTAAAGTGCGCTGGGTTCCACCTGCCATCTACAAGAGCTCATGCAGCATCGATGTCACCTTCTTCCCCTTTGACCAGCAGAACTGCAAGATGAAATTCGGCTCGTGGACTTACGACAAAGCCAAGATCGACCTGGAGCGCATCGAGAACACGGTCGACTTGAAAGATTACTGGGAGAGCGGCGAGTGGGCCATCATCAATGCTGTTGGCACCTACAACACCAAGAAGTACGACTGCTGCCATGAGATCTACCCAGACATCACCTACTTCTTCATCATCCGCCGTCTGCCGCTCTTCTACACCATAAACCTCATCATCCCCTGCCTGCTCATCTCCTGTCTGACCGTTCTGGTCTTTTACCTCCCGTCCGATTGTGGTGAGAAGATCACGCTGTGTATCTCGGTCCTCCTCTCGCTCACCGTCTTCCTGCTGCTCATCACAGAAATCATCCCCTCCACCTCGCTCGTGATCCCACTCATTGGCGAATACCTCCTCTTCACTATGATCTTCGTCACCTTGTCCATCGTCATCACCGTCTTCGTGCTTAACGTCCACCACCGCTCGCCCAGCACTCATAAGATGCCCCGCTGGGTTCACTCAGTCTTCTTGGATTTGATCCCACGGTGGTTGTTTATGCGTAGACCTGCACCGGACAGCCGTCGCAGGCAGAAACTCCTCCTCCTGCAGCGGCAGGGCCAAGGAATGACGTCACGGGTGCTTGGACCAGCGAACGCAACCCTCAGTACATCTACCAGCTGGTTCAGAGGGGAGGACGAGTCCCGCAGACGCTTCTGTTATAAGGACTTAGAACTGGGAACGCTGTCCTCGGCGATCTCGCTTTCACTCCAAACCCCGTCGCCCTGCCCTCTCGCCTCGACTCCACCTCCTCTACAGAAATTTGCCCCCTCCTCTAGACTGGAGTTGGGCCTGGCTTCCAGGCAGCTTGGTGGAAGAGTTAATGTCACAAAGCGGCCTGACAACATGATGCCAGACAACCCAGGGTTCCCTCTGTCCCCCAGTGTCCTGCAAGCTCTGGAGGGGGTTCACTACATAGCAGACCACCTGAGAGCAGAAGATGCTGACTTTAGT GTAAAAGAGGACTGGAAGTATGTTGCTATGGTAATAGACAGAATCTTCCTATGGATGTTCATCATAGTTTGTTTGCTGGGCACAATCGGACTCTTTCTCCCGCCCTGGCTCGCAGGCATGATCTAG
- the si:ch211-142k18.1 gene encoding uncharacterized protein si:ch211-142k18.1 produces MMRLRSTLGTWLFTLLVMPVYCQSGDDGEWGSGDVSGTAVTGNSSASVIHAVGDEPDRTRPVFQSLPETEGGDCYVNFHTSQVMSRRLRAFREEVAYLKALQHGNQAVMENLVQFVGAEMGDQRYEEVIQENIVGIREDHVSCESVVTKAAEELESQLEGDAQATLAGIQKIKEESLAFEEMLRTATDIATRLESSSRTLHVEMIEQLRKNMRRPRKTK; encoded by the exons ATGATGAGGCTTCGCTCTACTCTGGGCACTTGGCTCTTCACACTTCTAGTGATGCCAGTGTACTGCCAAAGTGGTGATGATGGGGAGTGGGGATCAGGTGACGTCTCTGGGACTGCGGTCACTGGCAACTCCTCCGCTTCAGTCATCCATGCAGTCGGGGACGAGCCAGACAGGACCAGGCCAGTTTTTCAGAGCCTGCCAGAGACAGAAGGCGGCGACTGTTATGTCAACTTTCACACCAGCCAAGTCATGTCAAGGCGGTTACGAGCTTTCAGAGAGGAAGTTGCTTATCTCAAGGCCCTTCAACATGGGAATCAGGCAGTGATGGAGAATCTGGTCCAGTTTGTAGGAGCAGAGATGGGAGATCAACGCTACGAGGAGGTGATCCAAGAGAACATTGTTGGAATCAGGGAGGATCACGTGAGCTGTGAGAGCGTGGTGACAAAAGCAGCAGAGGAGTTGGAGAGTCAGCTGGAGGGAGACGCTCAAGCCACTTTGGCTGGAATTCAGAA AATAAAAGAGGAGTCCCTTGCGTTTGAAGAAATGCTGCGTACCGCGACGGACATCGCCACTCGACTGGAGAGCTCCTCACGAACCCTGCATGTGGAGATGATCGAACAGCTGAGGAAGAACATGAGACGGCCGCGCAAAACTAAATGA